Below is a genomic region from Populus trichocarpa isolate Nisqually-1 chromosome 15, P.trichocarpa_v4.1, whole genome shotgun sequence.
AATTGTAAAATCAATCGTATTTTTCATGTGTCTATAAAGACTGCAAAACATTATTGGATAATTCCGGCTTATTAGCAGTCTACACTTTCTTGACTTCATAGACCTGATAAGAACCAAGGAAGCATATTCATTTAAATAATGGTAGTTAAGGAGATATTGGGTTGATGTTGAAGATATATATTCTCACaattgtttaaagaaaaaaatgaatcttgATTAATATTCAagctaattcaaaaaaatattttcagaaaataaaataaaataataccacTGCACTTTCAAAATGGTGGATATCACAATTATTTTACGATGGATTAGCATAATTTATGCGGATGAACCCGGCGGCAAAGCCTATATACACTTTGCATTCTCTCCAGCTTAATTGGATCGGGCGAGCTTAGAATCATGGAATTTGGATTTGGACCAAACTCTTAACCTTCCCAGAAACTCAACCCAACGTCCTTGGGTTGATGCACATGCTCTAGCCCAGCCCCTCTAGAGCTCATTAAACCCCACTTGCCTGTTAGCTCCTTTGAcgccctctccctctccctctcaatTCCCTTGAAATCCAAGGCCTAAACTCTCAAGTGATCTCGAATTCAGGTAATTTTCTAGCCTTCCTCGTACCTCCTTCAATTTCTAAAACCTTAAACTTTGTCTTCCAGGCTTACTTGtccaaatacttttttttttagcaaaaacttCAATGGCTTCTTTTAAAGAAGCCGAAAATAACCCCGAAACTCCATCCTCGTAAGTACTCCATATTCACTCaaagtattattgttgttttcttttttaactcgGGTTTCTTTAGTTTCTTCTAATCTTTTGTGGGTTTGAAATAATTTCCAGGCCTAAGAAGATATATAAAGACCCAGATGATGGGAGACAACGGTTTTTGTTGGAATTGGAGTTTGTTCAATGTCTTGCTAACCCCACTTACATCCATTGTGagttcattatttatttatttattctcttttgtttttccagtTGCTGTTAGTGTTCTATTTTTAACTGGGTTCTTGAAAGTTTGCATATTTTGTATCCAAAGTGGGGAATTCGTGGGGTTTCTGCATATAAATTTTATGCTCTTGTTGCGTTTAGAACCTATTAGATGGATTCGGATTCAATTGTGCCCAAGCTTAGCCTCGTGTTATTTGCTCGCTTTAATGCTGGTTAGGAATAAACTGGACCTCGATTGAATGTATTGGTGGATCATGCATGGATCCTGTCTTGTTCATGTTtcgaattaattaaaatagtgaTTAGTGGAGAAGGAGAGTGTTagttttgtgtgtttttgtgtATGCGTGGGTGTCCCTTCTTGCCTACATCTTTGTCTTTTAATGCAAGGAGACTTTGGTGTTTGCTAGTGTTTTTGCTTATTGTGAATTTTCCCCTGATGTTgggttttcctttgttttccaTAATATGTAGATTTGGCTCAGAATCGCTATTTTGAAGATGAAGCATTTATTGGCTATTTGAAGTACCTACTGTACTGGCAACGACCAGAGTATATGAAATTTATAATGTAAGCTAATCTCTTAAAAGTATGACTGATATTACTCCAGGCTCTGTTCAGTTCAACGAACGTCAAATTTGAGATAAAGTGAATGACAAGTCTTTTGATGAACTGTAATGAAATATTTTGGTTTCTCTTTCTAGCATGCTTTGCTTGCCTTTTGATCAACGTACTCACCAACTAGAATGGTTTCAGGTATCCTCATTGCCTATATTTTCTTGAACTTCTCCAAAATGCAAACTTCCGCAATGCAATGGCACATCCCGGCAACAAGGTTTGATTTTGGCTTTCTGATCACCCTCTTTCTTGCcattctgatttttttcaatcttgacATTGGTTCTATGTGGTAAATAGATATTTGAGATCAACTGAATGCATGATCTTGTCAATTCACACgtatcttgtttttatttaaatctctTATAATGATTACGGCCTCACCGAGATTTGAATTTCTCCTAGTTATATATACTCTTACTGTAAATGCAAAATGGTCTTTCATGACAGAAATATCTTTCTTGTTGCTTTATATTTGCATGCATGTTGGTAGCATCTGGCTCAAGGTTTATTCTCCTGGATTTGTAAGCATTTGATGTGACTGACACTTGGTTGATCTTGCCTTCCTTTCAAGGGTTATATTACAAAAAGGTGATAGTTTGTCTCACCATGGTCTGAGTTTCTTATCAAGTATTCTAATGGAGGTCAATATTAGATGCTTCGAATAGTCTGTTTTTTGCGTTTTGAGTTAGTGATGAACTAGCACAGATATTCTATGTATCCCAAGATGCCTTTTCTGGAATACCAGTTAAAAAGTGATTGGTTTTAACAATAAATTCTTATAATCTTTGTAGTCGGAAGAAATCTGTATATGCACAACATGTGCataaaattgagttatttgtTCAAGGATAATTCTCAACTCACTTGTTGATACTTGGAACTTTTAGGAATTAGCACATAGGCAGCAATTCTTTTTCTGGAAGAACTACAGAAACAATCGGTTGAAGCATATTTTACCCAGACCCCTCCCTGAACCCGCCGCTGCACCCCCTGCTCCAGCACCTCCACCTCCACTTCCTGTTCAACCTGTGCCACCTGTGCCTGCGGCAACTCTTGGTATGCTGGCTGCTTCTGGTGCAGTCCCTTCTCCCATGCCATATGGCATGCCTACTGGTTCTGCTTTTGGAAAAAGTGATATCAGGAGCAGTGGAAGTGAGCGAAGAAAGAGGAAGTATGTAACTTACCTTTTTTCTGATTTAGCAGTGGAAACATATTAATTAGACGCATCCTCTCATTTCTTTCACAGATATCATGGTTTCCAGCATTCTAATGCATATTTCATTTGGTTATTGCAGGAAAGaagtttaatttgaagtttgaactgcTATCTATGTTAAAAGTAGTGGGACCAATATATCTGCTAAGGTAGCTATACAAAATCATCCACTGGGTCTATAATACTGAAAAGTGTCAAAGATTCGATGGGATTTTCTATtcattttgcttctttttggtTATTGGCCAAGTATTTCATGAATTATTGGTGCTACCGTACTGGTAAACGAAAGATGATAGAGTAATCAACATCATTGTCCGAGGATTTGCTGAAATACTAGTACATTGTATGAAGTTGACGAAGCCTATGTGGACTAATCAGCTCCAGAATTCTTAGATGGGTCGGAATGAAAAGCAAAATAGcgtcttttttgtttctttttttctcccggTAGTGAGCATTGTACTGATGTATTCTTTGGATAGAATCTGTATTATATGATTTAACTCGCCAGGAAGCAAAATCTTAAGAGTGTAGTGCCAAACAATGAATTCTGTTTGTAAGCATGTTAGAGACTTTCGTTATTTGAATATCGATTTGCGTCTTTACACGTGTctcttgctatatatatatataactgttctctttgattttttccaGCAGGTTTTTTGTACTCGTTTTGATTACAATCATATGTGATATGTTGAACAGTGAAGGAGAACCCTTAACTGTTCTATTCCCCCatgtggtctcattattatttgcataattgcTAAATATGAAGTACCATTAAACTAGATTTGACCTGGTCTTGGATTTATCCTGGGTTAACCAAAACATGGGTTAACCAAAACATgaattaactcgagtttttaACTGTTTTGCATTGGATTAATTcttctcaatttgttttgaaacccgacctaGTCTAAGCTCTCGGTCATAAATCAACTTGTTGGGTCGAGTCAGGTTTTAAATAGTAGCTTTCAAGATGCGGTGCTTGTGGCTTATTCATTAGCTAGGGTTATGAGTTTGAATATTTAACATGAATTGATATCTTTTTTGTCTGATTACATTCtttaaaattgtttgttttgaaaaataaactgttattttctctgattttcttctaattaagtTATCTCTATATTATGATGTAAGTAAGATGTTTGACCAAATATCCCGAGATTtttccatgtcattttttttatccttcaaaatttaattttttttcaaattaaactttattttttttattttaccttttattgAATTATCTTATTCGCATGGTTCTACTTGCAAGTTTTGGCAGCCTCACCCGATTTTGctgattctttgtttttttattgattttttttatatttttatcaaataatgttttgattttttaggataGATAAtagttattctttttatttttttttattttttaaaatacattaacaatgattgaatattattttttatattataaaaaaaataacatgttctACGTACGCAAAGCACAGGCCACCTATCTGAGGGCATTTGTATTAGATTTCCAGTTTAAGAAATTAGAAATGAGAGAggcattattttcttttcgGAATAAGAAAGGGCCTATTGCTATAGATGGGAGGCACTTCTTTTAGGTTTGAACCGGAAACCTTATAGTGAAAATCTCAAGTCAAAACAGTTGGGACCACGGTAATGAAACCCGACCCATGTTCTAGTTAACAGAttggtttaaattaattaaaataatattattttaatattttaaaataatattattttacttccaaataagtttttttttttttcaaaactcaatcTAAGCAAGGTGTTGCTATTAAGGCAATCCAGCTTTAATAATAGTAGTTGAAACGTCTTTCCTGgataatatttattgatttgtaAATACATGGAAAATCTAAACCActcatttataataaaaatgtaaattttCTTATGAGAAAATActatgataaaacaaaaaatcagcatctactaaaaattagaaaacaatcaATGCTACCTACCATAGATGGTGCTTCCCCCCTTGAACCCTAAGAGATTGCAGGAGAAACTCAATATATGGCTTTAAAACCTGTCATTTTCCAATCACAGGGCTTCCCCCCTTGCAGGGAAGTAATTCCTTGAGCATCATCAACAGAATACAAACAAGAAGAGGAACCTTCAAAGAGTAATGCCGTAGCAACCTGTCATTTTCCAGAAACCCACGGTCAAGAAGGAGGCAAAATCATGGAAAGAAATATAGCATCTGACTTTTCCACACATTGCTCCTTTTCCACACATCTAACTCGGAGAGGTTtctgttttgaattttatagcACTGGAGATGGCAACGGTTCCAGGAGGATGATGGCTGGCTCTAATAGCGTATGGTTTCATATTCAATGAATCATTGTAAAGAAGAAGACtttattagatattatttttccaaattaagactttttttaaaaaaaaataatgcaatatGGACTATGACAAGGGCAAGTCTTGGTAGCTTTCATGGGGCAATAGGGCAAAGCGGCTCTAGGTGACTAGACAGATCTAGACACCTAAGGGCTAATGGCGTAGTAACTTGGCGTAAAATGTTGCAGAAACTCTTGGAATGCCTTCATTTATGGGTGCTTGTTGCCCCCATGGTTTGCGTGCATAGATACTTGAGAAATACTCGATATGATATGAtgtaatcaatttttatttatacattggttcttgtgtctttttttaaactACAGTTTAgttttcataatgattttttttttttgcaactagGTTCCTACGTAATtactcttaatttattatttaatggtTATATACACATACcgtgaataaaattaaaaaaaaaatcaaagtaaaaaaatattttatattaaataataaaattaaaaaaaataaaaaaataaaaaagagaggaagagaaaaaaaccaaaatgagcaataaaaaatgttaataatagCTAGGCATGTGTCAAGAAAAAAAGCATTTAATACGAGATTAAGTTTGGAAATGTAAATacgcttaatttttttaaaaaaaattaaattttttatttaaaattaattttttatatttttaaattattttgatgtattgatatcaaaaatattttttaaaaaaataaaaaaaatattattttaatatatttttgagtaaaaaacactttcaatcGCAACCTTATCAAATTCACTACTAAGTTATCACTTGAAGCttcaaccaattaaaaaatatatattaacataattCACTTAATATGAACGGTTAAACTGATTCCACACCCAGCTTTTAGTTCCGTTGATAACTAGAATATGTTGAGAAAATAACTGCAGCTTCAAGCCCAATGCTGCCATCTAGATGATTATGAATCATTGTCGTGATCATACAAAATTTTGATATcccattataaatataattataagaaatgctGAATAGTTTGGTGAGAATACTGTGCACCACGCCACAGTAGCTCCTCTCGCAGTTTATTGTAGTAGtgattatgtttttatcatcaatctttttttctttgcaatttgatccttttataGTCAAATTAATCGACAAGTGCttctaatcttaattttttatcagatCCGTGCATACTccaaatcatgaatttaattaactcaagtttatatttagttttatttttaataattatttaccttaataaaaatatgtttcatGCGATTCGTTACTGACTAATAGATTTGGATGCTAAATAAAAAGCACCacacaaacaacaaaaatacctaaaaaatgagtgaaaaaaaactatataaattataaatcaaataaaaaaacacaaaatcaagcaATTTGAACATTAGATCCAAGATTGTTAGATATAAAATGgccaaaagaaagagaaaaagaatagtGATGCCGCTGCCGATTTTTTACTCGATTCTACCAAAAGAGTCAATTACAAGGGGGAACCCTAGCATGAGGGCACTCTCAAATTCTCAGTACAATGTTAATGTACTTTAAGCTTTGTCAACGTTATTAATAGATTTATttgcccagaaaaaaaaaaacgttattataaatttgtgttttcatttttttttttactatgtattattatttaacaaaaatataagctATCTATGATGATGATATCTATAGTGTCCAAATTTAGTCgagattttaattgaatttgtgttttgtaaataaaaatattttttaattaaaacatgtcaaaataaaaaatattaaaaaacacacaataaaaattaatttaaaaatcaggTTTTACCGCATTAAGGAGCTTAAGAATCCTTATCTTAGTTTAAAGATAAGACTGTCTTGTGTGACGTGGCAAGAGCAGACCTGCCAACTCATGCCCATCCCATACACCCTGTAAAAAGTGTTAAAATAAAGCTCCTTCCTTTTTTGAACATTATCTAACCACGTCATCACATACGCGGAGAAAAAAAGACGCCTCTTTCTCATCAGTGTCGGCTCgtcgaaaaatattttaatttttttataattttaaattattttaatatataaatgtttgAATTAAATCTTCTTAAACTTTTATTCGATCGTACCAATTAATTAGTGTAGTTGATAACTCAATTTCATTACTATGGTAATTAATTATTACAATACTACTAGATAACTAAATAATTTACTCTGCATAAACTAAATTTATACAATAATGACTAAGAAAAATCATGCACGTTGCAATGCATCGTGAGAAACGTTGGAACAAGGGGCGGCGGTATTTTAATCGAAGGGTCATGGATGAACGTCCATGCGTGGCAGTAAGCTTAGTCAACACACCATATTTCTGCACAAAAACGTggaagccataaaaaaaaaatgattctccACGTGGAAGTGGAAATCTGTTtcctgaattatttttttttggactgCCTTGCCAGCCTGgtcgctgttttttttttttttttttttcctgttttgatTGTCTTCTGCtgttatttttaagattatcaTGTACTactaaacattatttatttagtgaACAGAACATGTGGGGCTTGGATAAAATATTGCGATTGGATTATATTTACAAGGATTAGggtgtgtttagttttttaagatgcaaaaaaaatttgaaaaatattttaaaaagtagatTGAATCATACAAACAGATATATCCTTAGATAAACTATTATAAAATCTAACTCGACTCAACGGGTTTACTCTTAACTCAATTGACATGAGATCTAAGTTAGCCTATGTTTCAACTAAAATAGAGAGTGAAATGATCTATTacgatatatttaaaaatctaagttaaataataattatttaatttttttcttgattttttaaataatattatttttatttttattaaataaaaaattaaattaactcgaTTTAACTTATCTAATATGTAACGCGGGGCTTGTTCCATATCGACGGGTTTATTGCATTGTATTTGTGAAGATATTACatctatgaaaaaaattatttaaaaatacggttaaaattatatttttttaaattttaatgtttttggttaaaaattatatttttaatgttttttatatttgattttaaaaatattttttaaaaaataataaaaaaatcattttaatacatttctaaataaaatacattttaaatcataaaactaTCACAATCTAATATCTAATAAGACAAAAACAGGAATTCCTAGctgaatttgaaattgaatttgcaTGACAATTCCAATTTGAACGCCGTGAAAAAATCAGTCCggactttaattatttttgacagACGTCTTGAATTTTAATCCTTAAAATGCATGGTCCCcactctttatatatttttttaaaaaacaggcATAAATCTTTTGGTGACATGAGaggatatcaattttttttttaataccggatccttaattttcaaatttaattttcctAAATTAAACTGAAATAGCTAGCTCCTgccaataatttatattaacgAGAAAATGATCATAAtttgtttgtaatatttttcattttgatttaatacctttaacaataatatcttttttttttcataatcatcaataacaatactttaaattggaaaaaaaaacctttttttccaACTCCAGATTCAACatgacaaaacaaaacagaCTGACTTCAACCATCAAGAAGAAAGGACATCATAGTAATTTCATTATCATTGCCCTCAAATTAGACAGTCTAATCAACATTTAGTGCAAATTTAGGGTTATGTTTGCAGTTTGCACAGTAGTTTTCAgtcaattttgaagaaaaaatatttttagaaacatCATCAACTATACTTCTAAACAGGCCACTACTCTTCTTCCTTGTCCTCCTCTCTCCTATGTAAAAGGAAAAATTTCATGGTTATCCAGCTACCAAATCCTATCTCAACTTTTCATTTGGGCCCACTACTTCCCTCCCGAGTCTCCGCCTCCCCTTTAACTCCCTTATAAGTACACCACCTCCCATTCACAAGTCTCTCTCACTAATCACCACATAATTCTTGTTAGTTCTTGTTCAGTCACTAATCACCACCTCCCTTTAGTTTCTTTTCAAGGACAAGTCTTTTTCTTGAGTTTTCTTTACCTgggttctttttgtttcttttgaggtttattattattattatttttattatttagacaGCAGCCATGAATGCTCTTGCAGCTACAAACCGTAATTTCAGACATGCTGCACGCATTCTTGGTTTGGATTCGAAGGTTGAGAAGAGTCTTTTGATCCCTTTCAGAGAGATCaaggtataataaaaaaaagaacaacctTTTTGGGTAGAAAGAGATAAAGGTTCTGTCTTTTGATATCTTGTTCTGGTTTTTTATCATCAGGTGGAGTGCACAATTCCCAAGGACGATGGAACTTTGGCGTCTTATATTGGGTTTAGAGTGCAACATGATAATGCTCGTGGGCCCATGAAGGGAGGAATTAGATATCATCCCGAGGTGTGTGTGAGATCATTGCGTTTTTTTACTTTCTGTACTAATTTGTGTTTCTTGAAGATTTGATGTCTTATTAGGCCATAGTTGCCCTGTCTGATTTGTCTAGTTAAGGGCaagtttggatttttcaaaGGGGGCTTTGTTAAGGTATGGACGAAACATAGGTGATTATGgcttgaaaagagaaaaaaggccACCATTGATTCATACCAATCTTAGCTGGGATCTGAATCCTGATTTCCTCTGGACGTTTGGAAATAAAGAAGCTTATCAATTTAGTATATACAGATTTACCTGGTCCTTTACGGGCCTTATGTTGAAAGGAATTTGAAACAGATATTTTTACCAATGCAGTTCCATGGATAAGTTGTTTTAGAAATAGGGTTGATGCTGTTGTTAGTGCTTGCAAATGTTATATAATCTAGAATTGTTTTGGGATGTTCTGTCTTTGTTTGAGCCACGTCTGTGTTTGAGCCACATAAACAGAATATGGTTAGGACTTAGGATTATCTGGACAGAACAGCTTTTATATCTTGTGAAGTGTTTGGCATCCTTCTTGACAAAGGATTTCTGCCTACTCATAAATGTTCtaaatcagatttctcctagGGTAAAGTtagcatggaaaaaaaattaaaaaattcattcatactttcctcttattttatttctgcGCCAAATTTTCCAGAGCAAATGTCACCTGAATTATCTTTGCTCTGTTGTATCTTAAACAATTATTGGATTGATTTTGCTTGAAGGATATCGACTTAGAAATTGATGCTGAtg
It encodes:
- the LOC7456679 gene encoding mediator of RNA polymerase II transcription subunit 31 codes for the protein MASFKEAENNPETPSSPKKIYKDPDDGRQRFLLELEFVQCLANPTYIHYLAQNRYFEDEAFIGYLKYLLYWQRPEYMKFIMYPHCLYFLELLQNANFRNAMAHPGNKELAHRQQFFFWKNYRNNRLKHILPRPLPEPAAAPPAPAPPPPLPVQPVPPVPAATLGMLAASGAVPSPMPYGMPTGSAFGKSDIRSSGSERRKRKKEV